Genomic DNA from Parcubacteria group bacterium:
AGATTTGTCAAAAAAGTCGTTGGGGAATATAAAGATTTGGTGAAATTTTGGGTTGTTGTTAATGAGCCAAATGTCGGATTAGGATTTGGATATTTTTTAGGATCTCAACCTCCCGCGAAAAAAGGTCTAATAAATTTCTTAAAGGCGTATTTTAATTTGCTTGAATCGTATAAGAAAGTATATAAACTTATTCATAAAATAGATGCTGGTGCAAGAGTTGGTAACGCCCTGAGTTTTATGGCGTATCAATCATTTTTGTGGGGACCACTGCAGAAGCTAGTAACTTTTTTCCCCGAATATTGCAGTAAATACTTCGCGAAAAAGACAATGTCGCATGTTGATTTTATGGGGTGCAATTATTATAAAAATTTTGAAATTGCACTCAGAAAGAAAAAATTATCTCGAATTGAAATGAGCGATTTGGAGTGGGAAATTTATCCAAAAGGAATATATGATACCATGCTGACATTAAAGAAATATAATTTGCCAATTTATATCACCGAAAATGGTTTAGCTGATGCTGATGATTCAGGGCGGCTGAATTATATAAAAAATCATTTAATATTTTTGCATAAAGCAATTGAAGATGGAGTTGATGTTCGAGGCTATTTTTATTGGTCGCTGCTGGATAATTTTGAATTTCCGGATGTGCGCGGTTTTTGGCCGAGATTCGGCTTAATTGAAATTGATTACAAAACGCTGGAAAGAAAACCAAGAAAAAGTTTTTACGAATATAAAAAAATAATTCAGAATAACGGCTTATGATTTTCATTTTTGCGGCATTGGGATCATATTTTCTTGGAGCTCTAACAATAATATTGGACAAGTTTTTGCTAGGCTCAAAACGGATTACTTCCGCTCCGGTTTATTCTTTTTTCATTGCATTATTCGGGATTTTTGCCGTGGCTTTCATACCTTTTGTCGGATTTTCAATTCCAAGCGGATGGCAAATATTTCTCAGTCTCTTAGGAGGAGCGCTATTTAGCTATGGAATTTTGGCGCTTTATTTTGCTATCCAAAAAAGCGAAGCGAGCCGCGTCTCTCCCATAGTTGGAGCTGTAATTCCAGTGGCGACTTATTTTCTTTCTCTGATTTTTTCCAGCGAAAAACTAGCTTTGATCCAAATAATTGGAGTGGCCCTTTTAATTTTTGGAGGGCTCCTAATCTCTTTTGATCTTCCACTAAAAATAAATAAAAAGAAATTTTTTTCCGGTTTTTACTTTTCTCTCTCAGCGGGACTTCTTTTGGCTTTGTCTTATTTTGTTTTTAAATTTGTATACAATGAACAGACTTTTTTTAACGGATTTATTTGGACAAGATTCGGATGTTTTCTCGCGGTGATGAGCTATTTCCTGATTCCCAAATGGAGGAAGGAAATATGCAGAAGCCTCAATGAATTTAAAAAACCGAAGAAAAAAGAATACCAAACCGGAGGATTATTTATTGGCAATAAAATCCTAGGCGGAACAAGCTCCATTCTTCTCAACGTTGCTATCGCTATGGGAAGCGTGACGCTGGTTAATTCCCTGGTTTCATCCCAATATGTTTTCGTTTTAGCTCTGGCCTATTTTGCCCACAAAAAATTTCCTTTTGCGTTCCAAGAAAAACTCTATTTTTGGGACTGGGCTCAGAAAACTGGAGCGATTGTTTTGATCGGAGTCGGCATTGTGTTTATTTTTATCAGATAATATTTTTATTTTTTAATTCATAATTTTAAATTATAAATAATAAATTTTAAATTAATTTTAAATTTCTAAATGTTTAAAAATTTGTCCATTTAGATTTCATTTAAAATTTTAAATTTAGAACTTAAAATTTATCAATACCGTGTTCAAAAAAATATTCAAAGCATCTTGCCTAATTCTTTCTGTTTCGACGGTTATTGTTATTTTATTTCTGGTTTATTTCAACCTTCCAGTAAAAAATGTCGAAAGTAAGGTTGATATGGGGGTGACATTTTCCAATCGTTATGCCAAGGATATCGGTCTTGATTGGAAAGAAACGTACTCGGCAATGTTGGATGATTTAAAAGTAAGGAAAATAAGAGTGCCTATTTATTGGGATTGGGTGGAGCCGGAAGAAGGAAAGTATGATTTTTCTGAAGTTGAATGGCAACTCCAAGAAGCGCAGAAAAGAAAGGCGGAAGTCATTCTGGTTGTCGGGCAAAAAGTTCCCCGCTGGCCAGAATGCTTTATTCCGGAGTGGGCAAATGCCGATGATGTTAAAAGAAAAGAAAGTTTGATTAAATTTGTTGAAGCGGCGGTCAATCATTTCAAGAATTACTCCGCAGTGAAATATTGGCAAGTGGAAAATGAACCATTTTTAGATTTTGGAGTCTGTCCGGTTGCTGATTATGCTTTGGTTGACCAAGAAATAAAAATCGTCAGAGACAATGATAGTTCGAGAAAAATTATTGTAACTGACAGCGGAGAGCTTAGTCTTTGGATTCCAGCCGCCAAAAGGGCGGATATCTTTGGAACAACGATGTATCGCGAGGTGGTCAACAAAAGGTTGGGAGCCTGGAAATATCCGATTGGTCCGAACTTTTTTAAGTTCAAGAGGCTTTTAATTAGTGTTTTTGCCAATCAAAAGAATGCTTTTGTGATTGAACTTCAAGGAGAGCCGTGGCTCCAAGGTTGGACAGTTAATTTTCCGCTTTCAGATCAACTTGTATCAATGAATGAAAACAAGCTCAGGGACAATGTTCAATTCGCCAAGAATTCAGGGTTTTCCGGAGTTTACATTTGGGGAGTGGAATGGTGGTACTGGGCGAAGGTTCAGCAAAATTATCCTAATGTTTGGAACGAGGCGAAAAAAATATTTGAGGAGAACAATTAGCTAGATGAATATGCTTATGACTTGCTTGTTTGCCTCTTCCAATTCACTTGTTGTGGCGCGATGGCGGACTATTTTAAAATCGCACCTCCGAAAAGTGAATTGTCATAGTCAAACAAGCAAGTCTTATATTTATGAATAATGTTTACATAAAAGGCGAAAAGAAAAAAAATAGAAAAGGAGATTGGTTTTTGCTAATCGCTTCAATTATTATCCTGTTTATATCCGGAGTATTTTTTGTTACCACTCAATATCCCTCATTGTTTTATTCTGTTTCTTTAATAGAAACAAGAAAAGAAATTATTCCTAATAATTCAATTACGATTAATTTTTCAAGGCCGGTGATCCATAATCATTTTGGATGGAAGGTGGAAGTATCCCCCCAAATTGATTTTGACTATAAATTGGAAAATGGAAACAAAAAATTAGTTATAACTCCAAAGAAATTTTGGAATCCGGAAAGCGAATACAATATAAACATTTATGGGAAAAATTATTTTCTTTTTTCTGTTGATAATTCATTTCGCTTCAAAACGATTTCTTATCCGAAATTAACCGATTTTTATCCAGCTTTTGGCGCAAAAGAAGTGCTGTTGGATATAGAAGATCCGATAAAGGCAACTTTTGATAAGCCAATTGGCGATTTTAAGGTGAAATTTGTTATTAGCCCTTTCAAAGAATTGGGCTGGGAGGCGGATAATGAAAAAAATGAAATAAATCTTATGCCCAAAGGGGATTTGGAAAGAGGCACTAGGTATGTTATCGAAACTTACACTCGGTATAAGGATGAAAGTGATGAAAAATACAGGAAAATAGGAGAAACAGTTTTTGAAACAAAACCAATCACAATTGTTCAGATATGGGAAAAGGATTTCAGCGCTCGACTGGAACAAGCCAAAAAATTCACTGAGGCCAAGATCAAAGAAGGGAAATATATTGATATAAATACAAAGAGCCAGGTAATGGCCATTTTCGAAAATGGAGAGATCCTTGATGCTTTTATGGTTTCATCCGGGAAGAAAGGGATGGAAACTCCCAATGGAACTTATCATATTGCCAACAAAACTCCGCGAGCTTGGTCAAAAGAGTACGGCCTTTTTATGCCCTATTGGCAAGCACTGGTACCTTCGGGAAAATTCGGAATTCATGAACTTCCTGAATGGCCAGGAGGATATAAAGAAGGGCAAAATCATTTAGGAACGCCTGTGTCTCATGGCTGTGTCCGGCTTGGCGTTGGGCCGGCAGAAAGAGTTTATAATTGGACAGATATTGGAACTCCAGTAATGGTGCATAGCTAACAAATTTTAGCTAATTCTGATAGAATGTACATAGATTAAAATATTAGAATATCTAGTTTAGGAGTATGAATGCAAAAAATAAAATTGCTATTTTTGACATTGACGGAACGATTTTTCGAAAAAATCTCCATTTTGTCTTGATAAATGAGTTGGTTTTTATGGGAGTTTTTCCCAAGTCGGTGAAGTATAAACTAGTTGATGTTTATTCTGAATGGATTGAACACAAGGGGACTTATGAAAAATACAGGCTGGCTCTGGTCGATTTGTATGCAAAATATATCAAAGGGTGCAAACGGGAGGACGTTCTGAAAGCCAGCCAGGAAGTTATTCGGTTTC
This window encodes:
- a CDS encoding haloacid dehalogenase-like hydrolase, which gives rise to MNAKNKIAIFDIDGTIFRKNLHFVLINELVFMGVFPKSVKYKLVDVYSEWIEHKGTYEKYRLALVDLYAKYIKGCKREDVLKASQEVIRFHEKRTYIFAENLITKLKKENYNIIAISGSPSEIVEEYNKKHLKFDKVFGSVYELDSDGIYTGNAGF
- a CDS encoding EamA family transporter, translating into MIFIFAALGSYFLGALTIILDKFLLGSKRITSAPVYSFFIALFGIFAVAFIPFVGFSIPSGWQIFLSLLGGALFSYGILALYFAIQKSEASRVSPIVGAVIPVATYFLSLIFSSEKLALIQIIGVALLIFGGLLISFDLPLKINKKKFFSGFYFSLSAGLLLALSYFVFKFVYNEQTFFNGFIWTRFGCFLAVMSYFLIPKWRKEICRSLNEFKKPKKKEYQTGGLFIGNKILGGTSSILLNVAIAMGSVTLVNSLVSSQYVFVLALAYFAHKKFPFAFQEKLYFWDWAQKTGAIVLIGVGIVFIFIR
- a CDS encoding L,D-transpeptidase — translated: MNNVYIKGEKKKNRKGDWFLLIASIIILFISGVFFVTTQYPSLFYSVSLIETRKEIIPNNSITINFSRPVIHNHFGWKVEVSPQIDFDYKLENGNKKLVITPKKFWNPESEYNINIYGKNYFLFSVDNSFRFKTISYPKLTDFYPAFGAKEVLLDIEDPIKATFDKPIGDFKVKFVISPFKELGWEADNEKNEINLMPKGDLERGTRYVIETYTRYKDESDEKYRKIGETVFETKPITIVQIWEKDFSARLEQAKKFTEAKIKEGKYIDINTKSQVMAIFENGEILDAFMVSSGKKGMETPNGTYHIANKTPRAWSKEYGLFMPYWQALVPSGKFGIHELPEWPGGYKEGQNHLGTPVSHGCVRLGVGPAERVYNWTDIGTPVMVHS
- a CDS encoding glycoside hydrolase family 1 protein, yielding MDNKFPKGFLWGAATSAHQVEGGTNNNWTQWEKDNADRLANEAKKKWQKWQQDRFPEMFNPENYISGRACDHYNLYEKDFDLAKSGGHNAHRFSIEWSRIEPEEGKFDQKEVEHYRDVLIALRERGMEPFVTLWHWTEPIWFAEMGGWTNKKSAEYFSRFVKKVVGEYKDLVKFWVVVNEPNVGLGFGYFLGSQPPAKKGLINFLKAYFNLLESYKKVYKLIHKIDAGARVGNALSFMAYQSFLWGPLQKLVTFFPEYCSKYFAKKTMSHVDFMGCNYYKNFEIALRKKKLSRIEMSDLEWEIYPKGIYDTMLTLKKYNLPIYITENGLADADDSGRLNYIKNHLIFLHKAIEDGVDVRGYFYWSLLDNFEFPDVRGFWPRFGLIEIDYKTLERKPRKSFYEYKKIIQNNGL